The genomic stretch acattcagatggctaatagacacacgaaaagatgctcaacatctctcataaggaaactataaatcaaaaccacaatgagttaccacctcacacctgtgagaatggctaaaatttaacaactcaggaaacaacagatgttggcaaggatgcagaaaagtggaacccttttgcactccatttgggaatgcaaaccggtgtagccactctgaaaacagtatggaggttccaccaaaaaaaaaaaaatggaactaccctacggggcagcaattgcactactagctatttagccaagggacacaggagtggtGATCAAAGGgtcacgtgtactccaatattgatagcagcactatcatcaatccacaaagaatggaaagagcccaaatgtccattgactgatgaactTATAAGGAAgaagtggtatacacacacacacacacacacacacacacacacacactggaatattactcagtgatccataagaatcaaatcttgccatttgcaacatggatggaactagagtgtattatgctaagcaaatctggtcagtcagaaaaaggcaaatatcatataatttcactccgacgtggcatttaagaaacaaaacagatgatcataggaaaatgtaagcaaaaataagatacagagatggagacaaaccATAGAAGACTCTTCAAGACAGAAAacaactgatggttactggaggggaggtggctgcaggaataggctagatgggtgatgggtattaaggaggccactggtgataagcactgggtgttagatgtaagtgatgaatcattaaattctattcctgaaatcattattacactatatctTAACTAACTtggttgaataaaaaaaataaataaataaaagtaaacagaaatgtaaataactcatacaactaaacagcaacaaaaaacaatgggcagagaatctgaatagacatttctctaaaggagacatccaggggcgcctgggtggctcagtcggttaagcgtccgacttcagctcaggtcaccatctcgcggtccgtgggttcgagccccgcgtcaggctctgggctgatagctcagagcatggagcctgcttccgattctgtgtctccctctctctctgcccctcccccgttcatgctctgtctctctctgtctcaaaaataaataaaaaacgttaaaaaattttttaaaaaagataaaaaataaataaaaaataaaaaaaataaaggagacatccagatggccaacagacaaatgaaaatatgctcagcatttctcatcatcaaggaaatgtaaatcaaaaccacaattgagataccaactcacacatgtcggaatggctaaaatcaaaaccacaacaaacaacaaatgccagtgacaatgtggagaaaaaggtaCCTTGCACACTTTGGgtcggaatgcaaactggtgcagccactgtggaaaacggtgtggaggggcctcaaaatttaaaaataggactaccttACGATCCAAGAATTCCACTactgtttccaaagaaaacaaaaatgctaaattgaaaagatatacgcacccctaGGTTTATTGCAGCATTCTTTACAACAgacaagatatagaagcaacctaagtgtctatcaataaatgaatggataaggaaaatgtggaacacacacacacacacacacacacacgaatatttatctgatgtgtcattcacaaacatcttctcccattctttgtgCAGCCTTTCAATTCTCTtgcttgttttcttcactgtgcagaagatttttacttTGGTGAAGgtccaatagttcatgtttgcttttgcttcccttgcctcctgcaacatgtctaataagaagttgctaaaTCCGAGGCCAAAGAAATagctacctgtgttctcctccaggattttgatggtttcctgcctcacgtttaggtcttttggaattttgaatttatttttgtgtatggtgtaagcaagtgaTCCAGCTGACGTTGCCTGTTGCCACCCAATTTTCCAGCATCATTTTTGAAGAGAccgccttttttccattggatattctttcctgcttggtgaAGATTGCCCGTAtcattgtgggtccatttctgggttctctattgtgtttcattgatctgtgtgtctgtttctgtgtcagtaccatactgtcttgatgactacagctttgtaatacacctAGAATTacgaaatgttttataaatgtcaactTTTAACctgtattaaaaatacaaaactcctAGTTGATTTGTCAAAAGAATTATGAATCCAAGGATTATTGTACCCATGGTTTTCCAGCAAATGAGCACATCTTTGCTTGGTGGAGAGGGAATAGGTATTTTCTAGACTATCAGGAGTTGTGTTCCCACCACaacccatgttttatttattttatttttttgtgtgtgcttttattttttttatttatttattttttatgaaatttattgtcaaattggtttccatacaacacccagtgctcatcccaaaaggtgccctcctcaatacccatcacccaccctctcctccctcccaccccccatcaaccctcagtttgttctcagtttttaacagtctcttatgctttggctctctcccattctaacctcttttttttttccttcccctcccccatgggttcctgttaagtttctcaggatccacataagagtgaaaccatatggtatctatctttctctgtatggcttatgtcacttagcatcacactctccagttccatccacgttgctacaaaaggccatatttcattttttctcattgccacgtaatattccattgtgtatataaaccacaatttctttatccattcatcagttgatggacatttaggctctttccataatttggctattgttgagagtgctgctatgaacattggggtacaagtggccctatgcatcagtgctcctgtatcccttggataaattcctagcagtgctattgctgggtcatagggtaggtctatttttaattttctgaggaacctccacactgctttccagagcggctgcaccaatttgcattcccaccaacagtgcaagagggttcccgtttctccacatcatctccagcatctatagtctcctgatttgttcattttggccactctgactggcgtgaggtgatacctgagtgtggttttgatcacAACCCATGTTTTAAAGAACCAAGGGTCATAGTCAACACAGGTTCCTGAGCCATAGATTTGGAAAAAAACTTTCACTCAGGTCTGTGAAAAGTTTCAATGTTAGAGCTCTGGAAGCCAGGAAAGTTCGAGGAGGAGTAATAAAAATCGGATATGCCTGAATTCTAACCTGTATCTTGGGAACAGAGAATCTACAGGAAAAATTCCATGCTGTCCAGATATGTTCCCATGGGGAGATGGGCTCAGGGGTTGGAGTAATAATGGGAAACGTGTCTAAGGAGTTGGTGCAGAGAACAGATACAGCAAACATAAGGAGCTATAAATATTTCCTCTGCTGCAGATCCAGACATGGTTAACCCGAAGCTGGAGGAGACGTGGTTTTTGCATTTGGATTCTTCAGCCTGGCTTGAATGCTTCACTCCTTCCTGTTCTGGGAATACAGCTTCACTCTCGATCATCAACCAACAGGAAGGAATTCAGACTTCCACCTGGAGACGTTCCTCTCACAGACCCCATCCAGGTGAGGCTCAGAGCTCAGCAGGTATTTCGGGAAAGGTTCAGAGAGATTGGTAGCTGGAAGCTATTTAATAGACTATTTAATAGACTATTTAATAGGCTGTGAGAATATTAAAAGGAACTATACCCACGAAGACTCATGAGGGAGAGGACTCCTTGCTTCAGAAAGAGGAGATAGGACTTTCAGGATAGAGAAGAGGTGAAAAACTCCAAACGGACCAGGGGGTGACTCCAAGCAGAGGGAAGCAGGGGTGTAGAGGCTCCGAGACCTGAGCTGGGCCTTCCAGAGAAGCTACAACTCAGGCTCGGTGTGTGTGAGATCGAAGGGGTGAGGCGGTGTGAGTGTAAAGCTGGTGGGTCGTTCAGGGGAGGCAAGCCAAGTGTTGGAAGGTATGGAATTGGGGGTTCATTCTCCAGGGAGGGGTGAAGGAGGGGTTCCTTGTGCCGGGAAGTTTCATCAGTGTCCGGGAGGCCACCTCATTCCTCAACATTCCCTGCCACCACCTCTCATCAGTCTTCCTCTGGCTCCTTCCCCTGGacacactggctttcttttgagcCTGGGTCTTTAACACAATATGCAAACAACAAAAGGCAGGatggtgaaggggagtgggagacactgGCTTCCGGTTAAGGAATTCCTTCCATGTTCAGGAAGGGGAGACTCAGAGGAGGTAAAGGCCCAGCggagggaatacagtcagtgatgCTGTCACaggctgtgtggtgacagatggcagctccATGCCTGGTGAGCAGGGCGTGATGTTGacacttgttgaatcactgtgtggCGCCCCCCAAACTAACGTGACCTGGTGTGTCGACCACCCtcatgctttaaaatattaatttagaaaaaccCACGTCTTTCCTCAGAGCTGTCGCACTCATAGTTCCCTCCGATGGGCACGCTCTTCCCCAGAGGACCTCGTGTCTCCTGTCTCCTCGAGGGCTCTGTTTACATGTGTGCCAGTGTGCCCAAACAACCAGGAAGAGCCATCCCTCCATCCACGCTTCCCTTTACACAGGCTTTGTTTTTCCTCACGGCACCTGTCACCTCCATATTTTATCTGGTCTTTATTTGCTTATCCCCTTTCTCCATCACTGAACCCTCCAGGCTTTTGTTTCTAGACACTTATATGCTTTGTGTGAAGGTTAGTCAGTGCTCAAGGTTATTCCTCAAATGGGTGACAGAATTCCTCattaaaagtatagaaaatatGAGCACTTGGGGAAAATGTTAAGTGTGGGAAGTGAATACCTATTCAGAGCTGGCAAGGAGATGCTGAGAGGGGACAAGTTCCATACAGAAACGATGGATATTCACTTTTGAATGCAAAATAAGAATTGTAGCATTTCAATGATATTTGCAATGTTCATTATTGAGAAAATCAgtcatgttatttttttgttgttgttccctgGTAGTCACCTCCAGCACATGAATCCaggaaatgaaacacaaatttcagatttttttcttctgggattttcaGAGAGACCAAAACTGCAGCCCCTCATATTTGGGCTTTTCCTCTCCATGTACCTGATCACAGTGTTTGGGAACCTGCTCATCCtcctggccatcagctctgactcctgcctccacacccccatgtacttcttcctggccaacctgtcctttgtagacatctgcttcaccaccaccaccgtccCAAAGATGCTTTGGAACATCCAGACACAGAGCAAACACATAACCTATGAGAACTGCATCACACAGATgtattttttcctgctctttgcaGGATTAGACATCTTTCTTCTGAcagtgatggcctatgaccgctttGTGGCCGTCTGTCACCCCCTACACTACATGGTCATCATGAATCCCCGGCTCTGTGGACTGCTGGTTCTGGTGTCCTGGATCATGTGTGTCCTGAATTCCTTGTTACAAACCTTAATGGTGTTGGGGCTGTCCTTCTGTACAACCTTGGAAATCTcccactttttctgtgaactcaATCAGATGATCCAACTTGCCTGTCCTGACACCTTTATTAATAACTTGGTGATGTATCTTGCAGCTATGCTGCTGGGTGGTGCTTCGTTGGCCGGGATCCTTTACTCGTACTCTAAGATAGTTTCCTCCATCTGTGGGATCTCATCAGCTCAGGGCAAGTATAAGGCATTTTCCACCTGTGCGTCTCACCTGTCGGTTGTCTCCTTATTTTATTCTACCAGCCTAGGAGTGTACCTCAGCTCTGCTTCTACCCAGAGCTCCCACTCAAGTGCCACAGCCTCGGTGATGTACACGGTGGTCAcgcccatgctgaaccccttcatctacagcctgaggaacagagACATAAGGAGGGCTCTGAAAAGATTTGTTGGGGTTCCAGCAATGCATGGGACAATCATCCTGAGGCGAAAGACGTGCCCATGATTGCAGGGCTCAGAGCCTCAGAGCCAGGAACTGCTAATCTTTGATCACACTGGGGAAGTAGAATCTGCTCCTTCTATTTACTTCCTGGCATTTCTGTTTGTTAGAATTCAACTTTTCTATACATTGAGGTAACTCACTTTATCAAGACTCCACTCTGTCTGATATACCAATTCACCTTTGTTCACTTTCATACGTTCCCAGTGTTTTCCCAAATGTTGGATCACAAATGCCTGGAAATTTCTGTATCTTACAATGGGCAAGTTGgtctccttaaaaataatttcatttcaaattatttatacCATGCCATATAAAATTTCCCtaattttccccaaagaataaTCCCAAGGTGAGTTATTCATGTGGAAAAACACTACACTTGGCCCCTAGGCCCCCTACATAATTTTATTGTAGATGGAAATACAAAGCCACTGCTTTCACCTGGAATCTGTGAATCTCTTTTAAGTCCCTTCCTTAAGAACTCTTTGATGATGTGAATTCTAGCAGGGGTCCATTTAAGCCTCAGGCTATTGACACCAATGCTTAGGTAGGAAAAGCCAGGCATTTGCATATGCCCTTGTGCTTGTGGACATTCCCCCAAGTGTTTCCCTGACCAGAGCCTATGCTGTGACTGCCCTGGCCTTTGGGTTCTTATTTTGGTCACACCTCAGCAACACCCACCAGAGGACTCTAAAAACACAAGGTTCATTGCTCACAAatgttgagggcacatgggattCCCAAAGGCCATTGAAGGAGgtctcagagagggagagactttaacagggaaggaaagagagcacTATGAAGGATCTGGCTCTTGGGGGGTCCATGGGGGGAGTGACTATGTTTTACTGGGCTCAGTTTTTATGGATGAATTTAAAACACGAGTGGAGTTGGAGGATGGGCCGAATGGGCCAAGAAGAGGGGGAATGGAGGTATGGAAAGATCAATAATGAGAATGGAAGACACAGTGTGTGGAATATAGTCATCGATGATGTACTAGCGGTATAATGGGACAGGTGTCAGTACACCTGTGTGAGCCCGCATAATGTACAAAGaagctgaatcactgtattgcagacctgaaactaaggtaacatcgtgtgtcaactGCACTCATGTaaacagttaaagaaaaagaataataaaatattatcccCCAGTActcaaaaataacaacagcaaaaaccagacaaaaagcCCAGTAATGGAATGTGGGCACCGAACAGGAAGAGTGGGGTCACTCACAGTTGTTACCTAGATTACCAGGGCTTTCTAATGGGGCAATTTGTGAGGGGGGGCCTGCATGTTTGTATAGTAACTGAATCATACACCTGGCAATGTGTTAATATGAATAGTGGTCTTTGAAATGGATGCCTCAGAATTGAAAAACCTAATGTCAGGCAATTACTGTACAAACAGGCTTCTGTGTCTCATAACTGgactctgttgttgttgttgttgttgtttttctgttattcAGCCTGGCATCCAGAGGCCTATCATAGCCACTGGTAAAAACTGATGAGCAAATATGTACTTCCCCGTGGAGTCAACATGGAAAGACAAATTGGAATAAACAGATTGATCTAATATGTTCTTGGTGTCAGAGGAGACCATAAACCCAAGGAAGCAAAACACCCATTGTGTTCCtatgcaaaatatttctttttcatgcgCTGCCTCTATTTAATGAAGCATGGAGGCTTTTGTCCGCACTGAGGTGGTTTGTTCACTGAGGTAAGGGGTTGCTTAGTGTCTTCTGTTTTATCTCCGAATTCGCTTCCCGTTTCTTCTGAAAGCTTTGAAACGCTACCTACTATCATGAGTCTTCCTACCGTCGCATGAAATAGGTTCCTTTTCCCAGTATGTAAAGTGTGCGCTTTGGTGAGTTAAAGGAGCCACACGCAAATGAACAGTAGATATTTCAAGTTtctatttgtgtatattgtaatACTGTCACATAAGCTTTAACTGCTTTGTTGGAGagtttcttttctaagtttatttatttattttgagagagagagaggagagagagagagagagatgggggaggggcagagacagggagaatcccaagcaggctccacagtgtcagccctgatgcagggctcagtgcCATGATGTTAGGTAACTTCTAAACATTCAAgcatcctgagactttgctgagttcatgtatcagctctagcagttttttggtggagtctttcgacttttccatgtaaagtatcatgtcttctgcaaaaagtgaaagtttgacttgtttgccaatttggatgcctttatttcattttgttgtctgattgcagaggctaggactcccaacactatgttaaacaacagcggtgagagtggacatccctgtcctgctcctgatcttagggggaaagctctcagtctttTCCCATGgtgggtgatattagctgtgggcctttttTTGTACGTCTTTTATggtgttaaggtatgttccttttatcccgactttcttgaggatttttatcaagaaagagtCTGTATTCTGTtgaatgcttttttctgcatccactgactggatcatatggttcttgtcctttattctattaatgtgatgtatcatattgatttgcaaatattgaaccagacttgcagctcaggaatgaatcccatgtgatcatggtgaataattctttggatacactgttgaattcaatttgctagtatcttgttaagaatttttgcaggatacaaaatcaatgtacagaaatcggttgcatttctatacaccaataatgaagcaacagaaagagaaatcaaggaattgatcccatatACATAGACCTGGAGGAAACTGTAACTCACAGTGGTGCTGTGAGTTTACTCATCATGAAGGGGTCACATtcatggaaaaggaagaacaaaaaaccTAACTGCAGTTACTGCTTCCAAACTGGTCTCTTGGGATCAGAGATTCATTAGAGAAATGTCCTTTGTGTGCCAAAGGGTTGTCCACTTGGGAGCCATGCTGGAGTAAGAAGAGAGACATGTACCTAACGAGCAGACACAGGGTGCCGAAAATACCTCCTAGTCTCCTGTCTGTCAGCTTGTGCACCTTAGACAGGAAGGGGTgtagttttcttctgtttgttctgAGTAGTAACATTGGCTGGGGGCTGATGCTTCTCTGACCGTCCTGCTTTCTCCATTGAGGAGAAAATGATCTCTAATCTATCATCCAGGGAGGAATTCAGCATCCAGGGAGGGATTCAGACTTCCATAAGGAGACCTTCCTGTCAGACAACTCAGCCTCATCATCCATGGatgagagggtcagagagagtggaagTCGAGAACATTAATCTGTCATCTCCTGAGGCCCAATCCAATTTAGCCCAGAGCATATcgctgtgtctgtgtgtttgctcGCTCAATTAAgttataatgtatttattcagtGTTAATATCAGTTTCACCGAATGACTGCCGTTCACACTTTTGAAGATCTTTCTTATTCTACCATTCAATTGCTATTATGGCCATGCTACAAAAAATATGTTGAGATTGTTAAATTCACTGTGTGTTTCTAATGGAGTATAATtttgtcccccaggggacattggtcaatgtctggagacactttgTCTGTCACGCTGGAGAGGGGTGcacagaggtcagggatgctcTGAACATCTTACAGGGCACAGGACGCTCCCCACCACAGGGCAGGCTCTGGGCAGGATGGGTGCAGAGACTGGGAAACTCCTGGTGACAGAATGTCAGTATATGTAATACAGCTGCTTTCAGCTTCTGCATTCAACCTGGTTACACTTACTCTTATGCCAAAAAATTCAGAATAACCCTTTGGCTCCTATTTGAAAGTTTCAAGCACAAACAGTGTAACAGTCCTGTAAGTTCTTTTGCAGGCAGCTGGGTGAAAGAGACAGTTCTTGTTATTTTCCTAAACCATCCCTCAGTTTCAGCCAAGGTCATATGTTTGATGACCATCCTgattggttttattattattatatgcccataggttattctctctctctctctctctctctcttttatttttaaaacattaccaacatttcaaatgatttcctgaGATCATTGTTTCTCAATTGATTTTTGCTATACATTTTgatcataaaaattttatattttatttaaataaatctatCTTCTTACTTCTGAGATTATGGCTTTATTTAGTGGTTTTGCTCACTTGTGAATGTTATATGTAGTTTCCTTGATGTTCTGCTATATTGTATGGTTCCGCTTACACTGAGGTCATAATCCCTCTGATGTTGGTAACGTGTCTGCGGGATAGGTCCAGTTTCATATTCTTCCAGATAGATATCCATTGATGCCAGTATTAGTTTAGACATCCCTTTATTCTAGATGTTATTTAGCAATTCAACCTTTTCCAATGGAATGAAATACACCCTTCCCATATGGTCAATGTCCTTATACTTTGAGACCTAATTTCTGAGTCATCCCACAAATACAAACTGAGCATTGTAGGAACATTACGTATTATGTTTTTTCGCGTGTAGGCCATTGACAATTTAATTATGAATCCATGTTGATATcattaacaatttcttttttatagccaATTTCAGTTAGTTTTTAGTTTTCACATAATTTTGCTGTGGACAGTTGTTTGGAAACTAGTCATTTTAACCTGGTTtcattatcctttattttttaaattctataatttttcatatccttgggtttttcatattaaccatatattcacatacattgtgacaaaaacaaaagtgaacaaaGAAGGTGAAATCCCTTCACTAGCATATGTTTCTGTGTAGCATCATGGACAGAgaacaataatataaatatacggATGGCATCATGCGGTCAAGCATAATCATGTGAAAGAAGTTATTTGGTACAAAACTGGACTGTCGTGACGTCGGGAGCATTTACAGAGCATGGTCTGGGGAAGCCTCTGTCCAGTGGCTGACATACAGAATGAGGATTCGAGGTGCCCCTTGGGTTTGTGAAAAAGAGACCAATACGCAGAGTCCAAGAGTATCGATGAGAGGATGTCAcatagggaagggagaggaacgcctgggtggctcagtgggttaagagacctcttcttggtttcggctcagctcagatctcaccgtttgtgagatccagccccttgttgggctctgtgcccacagcctggagcctgcttgggactctctctgtccctctcc from Prionailurus viverrinus isolate Anna chromosome A2, UM_Priviv_1.0, whole genome shotgun sequence encodes the following:
- the LOC125159100 gene encoding LOW QUALITY PROTEIN: olfactory receptor-like protein OLF4 (The sequence of the model RefSeq protein was modified relative to this genomic sequence to represent the inferred CDS: deleted 1 base in 1 codon) produces the protein MNPGNETQISDFFLLGFSERPKLQPLIFGLFLSMYLITVFGNLLILLAISSDSCLHTPMYFFLANLSFVDICFTTTTVPKMLWNIQTQSKHITYENCITQMYFFLLFAGLDIFLLTVMAYDRFVAVCHPLHYMVIMNPRLCGLLVLVSWIMCVLNSLLQTLMVLGLSFCTTLEISHFFCELNQMIQLACPDTFINNLVMYLAAMLLGGASLAGILYSYSKIVSSICGISSAQGKYKAFSTCASHLSVVSLFYSTSLGVTSALLLPRAPTQVPQPR